The following coding sequences lie in one Phragmites australis chromosome 8, lpPhrAust1.1, whole genome shotgun sequence genomic window:
- the LOC133925828 gene encoding transcription factor ILI5-like has product MSSRRSRASVSEEEINELISRLQTLLPSAPRRGSSSQASTTKLLKETCSYIKSLHREVDDLSDRLSDLMATMDHNSPGAEIIRSLLR; this is encoded by the exons ATGTCGAGCCGGAGATCCCGCGCCTCGGTCTCGGAGGAGGAGATCAACGAGCTCATCTCCAGGCTCCAGACCTTGCTCCCCAGCGCGCCCCGCcgcggcagcagcagccag GCGTCGACGACGAAACTGCTCAAGGAGACGTGCAGCTACATCAAGAGCCTGCACCGGGAGGTGGACGACCTCAGCGACCGCCTGTCCGACCTCATGGCCACCATGGACCACAACAGCCCGGGCGCGGAGATCATCCGCAGCCTCCTCCGCTAG
- the LOC133927580 gene encoding uncharacterized protein LOC133927580: MLRVVTGVNEMSRAKLPWKEMTLYTNPKQVAIQAKLPEFDAQGLVDRPRHRSPEAAEILGLEDATGEEAASGPVRTGGPGAASGQPRASSGAAAGSSRRTGGGGIAGSGAAPAPEDRGKHPRLFIPVPEFPPSPLPGKGGSRDDQASPTGAAEGQGQSEAQRSTPAPKPSVPELSALAGPGLASATAEPGPGPAETGPTDAAAEPEPVDAAAMLEPADATADPELVDTAAMLEPADAAAETETQPPPERLDVNGELQHWEEDIAIRETDTEITAEDLGTQEDLLAHRLSEAAEAAATVAAREARIAKSEAELAAHEQALSVLAGQVKLAAGHAPGTGSAGAVGGQGLEERLRLAKEVGEPPRSHGLACS, translated from the exons atgctccgggtggtgaccggggtgAATGAGATGAGCCGGGCAAAGCTCCCGTGGAAAGAAATGACGCTCTACACCAATCCTAAGCAGGTGGCGATCCAGGcaaagctgccggagttcgacgcccaggggttggtcgatCGGCCGAGGcaccggagtcccgaggccgcTGAGATCCTCGGGTTGGAGGACGCgaccggcgaggaggccgcaagcggTCCGGTGCGGACTGGTGGCCCGGGTGCCGCGAGCGGCCAGCCGCGGGCCAGcagtggggccgctgcgggtagcagccgccgcaccggaggaggaggtatCGCCGGTAGTggagcggcgccggcgccggaggaccgggggaagcacCCCCGGCTCTTTATTCCTGTGCCGGAGTTCCCGCCGTCGCCATTGCCAGGCAAGGGGGGAAGCCGGGACGACCAGGC GTCGCCTACGGGTGCCGCTGAAGGCCAGGGGCAGTCGGAGGCGCAGAGGTCGACGCCAGCCCCCAAGCCGAGCGTGCCCGAACTGAGCGCTCTGGCGGGGCCAGGGCTGGCGAGCGCGACGGCGGAGCCAGGGCCGGGGCCGGCGGAGACGGGGCCGACAGACGCAGCGGCAGAGCCAGAGCCAGTGGACGCGGCGGCAATGCTGGAGCCGGCGGACGCGACGGCCGATCCGGAGCTAGTGGACACGGCGGCGATGCTGGAGccagcggatgcggcggccgagacaGAGACGCAGCCGCCGCCCGAGCGTCTG GACGTCAATGGGGAACTTCAAcactgggaggaggacatcgcgatCCGGGAGACTGACACCGAGATAACGGCAGAGGACTTGGGCACCCAGGAGGACCTGCTGGCCCACCGGTTgtcggaggctgccgaggcggcggcgaccgTTGCTGCTAGGGAGGCGCGGATCGCCAAGTCCGAGGCAGAGCTGGCCGCACACGAGCAGGCTCTATCCGTGCTGGCGGGGCAGGTGAAGTTGGCCGCTGGCCATGCGCCCGGCACCGGTTCTGCTGGCGCggtcgggggccaggggctcgaggagcggctgcggctTGCGAAGGAGGTCGGGGAGCCGCCTCGGTCGCACGGGCTAGCTTGCAGCTGA
- the LOC133927579 gene encoding uncharacterized protein LOC133927579: protein MVKPMVQNIRMGRVLIDSGSSINLLFADTLDALQILRSSLRPSPPFFGIALGSSAKPLGQIKLPVTIGSPNNFRTRRVLFDVADFGTAYNAILGRPVMAQFMAIAHYAYQAIKIPGKTGAITVAGNSKTALHCDKRSLDMVELTPGSKPVTTESSGRLKKVHIVITPDDRLKVVSLDDTNPIRSVQIWDALDPK from the coding sequence ATGGTCAAACCCATGGTACAGAACATCCGCATGGGCCGCGTGCTCATTGATAGCGGAAGctcgatcaacctcctcttcgctgaCACACTAGACGCCTTGCAAATTCTGAGAAGCTCGTTGAGGCCGTCTCCACCTTTCTTCGGGATTGCTTTGGGCTCCTCGGCCAAGCCACTGGGACAAATCAAGTTGCCCGTCACCATCGGCTCACCGAACAACTTCAGAACCAGAAGGGTCCTTTTCGATGTGGCTGACTTCGGGACAGCGTATAACGCAATCCTAGGCCGACCAGTGATGGCCCAGTTTATGGCCATTgcccactatgcataccaggCGATCAAAATCCCTGGGAAAACAGGGGCCATCACCGTTGCTGGCAACTCCAAGACAGCCCTGCActgtgacaagaggagcctcgacatggttgaACTAACTCCCGGGTCAAAGCCTGTGACCACGGAATCTAGCGGACGACTGAAAAAAGTCCATATCGTCATCACCCCCGACGATCGGCTCAAGGTAGTGAGCCTGGATGACACCAACCCGATCAGGTCAGTCCAGATATGGGATGCcttggaccccaaatag